TCGGCTATTCATGTGCGTTGGCCCGTCAATGTCTTTGCCCTGGCTGAGATAACGCAATCCCCGGTAAAGTCTTCGTCGTAAATTACTGACCTGCTGCAACGGCGGAGCAAGTTCGCGGCACGTACATTTGCAGATGAACCCGAGTCTTTCGTGGCGCTCAGTCTTTGTCAAGCTGTGCAAGCTGGGGTCGTAACAGAATATACTCTCTTCTCCGGGGGCAATATCCTTGCATGCATAACGGGAAATGGTCGTGTCTTCGCCAGGGCACTGGATGGCATTGGGCACACAGGAATGGTTAAATCGTGGCTGAAGAAGGTACAGTCCCAAGGTGAGGTTACCCATGGTCCCTGTACCAAAGCTGTTCTTCATGAAGGCCTCTTGTGGTGCCATGAACGGCTTGCCGGTGTTGTCTCGGAGAAGGGAGAGTTGAGCCATATCGGCATCTGTGATGCTGTCTATCGCTTTTTGGAGTTCCTGCGGCAGTAGCCTGCCATAATACGTTGAAGCTGCGCAAATTGGCTTCTCCGCGAGAATCAGCTCACCGATCTTGATTTCCCTTGTTGCAAACGCCCCCCAACCTTTCCCAGGAGAAGGTTTAAGCTGGAAGGGTGCGTTGGGCAGGATGTGGAGGCCGAGATACGCTGTAAGTGTTAGTTGTGGGAGTTGTCTGATGTGAATATCGTAAGTGAAGACGATATTCTGAGTTCATGCTGGCGGTAAGAGTAGGAAAACATCAGCACTCAGAGTTgagaggttgatgatgcggGTTCAAATCTGCTGGAGACGAAAACTCGAGTCAAGTCTTGGCGtgaacaagaaagaagagagttGACACTGGCTTCTGAGCGAGTTGAAGAGTTTTTGCTTGGGATAAATTAGTTCTATCCGTTTGCTTTTGTGAAATCAAGCTCGGGCACGTGTCACGTCAAC
The genomic region above belongs to Pochonia chlamydosporia 170 chromosome 2, whole genome shotgun sequence and contains:
- a CDS encoding SET domain-containing protein (similar to Talaromyces stipitatus ATCC 10500 XP_002488652.1); translated protein: MRAIKHREFFTVTAYLGLHILPNAPFQLKPSPGKGWGAFATREIKIGELILAEKPICAASTYYGRLLPQELQKAIDSITDADMAQLSLLRDNTGKPFMAPQEAFMKNSFGTGTMGNLTLGLYLLQPRFNHSCVPNAIQCPGEDTTISRYACKDIAPGEESIFCYDPSLHSLTKTERHERLGFICKCTCRELAPPLQQVSNLRRRLYRGLRYLSQGKDIDGPTHMNSRRLITNLALKKAAENFELPISELFYYSTLAAVVAEEEGILDYTLAESIKEELSRYVIAFMTPRNMKVAKLAMMKTTWIVKLELAVSIRGQRDEFDAMYTMVRKGLARS